In Microbacterium enclense, the DNA window TCGCCCAGGCGCTGGGTGATCGATCCGCCGTCGCGCCGCTGACGCCACTCGACGATCACGTCGGGCACCACGTCGAAGGTCGCGGCCAGCGTGTACATGCGTTGCGCGAGTACCTGGTCTTCGTAGTAACGCCCCTCGGGGAAGCGGAGATCGTGCGCCTTCCAGAACGCCGTGCGACTCACCTTCGACCAGGCGACGATGTTCCCGGATGCCGCCGGGTGCGCGGCCAGCGACGTCCGCTCGCGCGCGGGCGCGGTGGCGGCGGTGACCCACGGTTGCACCTCTCCCGCGGTGTAGCCGAGGCCCTCGGCATCCGGCCGTAGGCGCACGTATGCCCCGACGACGACGTCACTGCCGGTGCGGTCGAGCGTGTCGGCGAGAACGGTCAGGGCATCGGGACGCATCCGGTCGTCGGCGTCCAGGAAGGCGGTGTACGGCGTGTCGACGAGGGAGAGGCCGGTGTTCCGAGCGGCCCCGAGCCCGCGTTGCTCGGCATGACGGACGACGCGGAAGCGCGGGTCGGCCGCCGCCGCGTCGGCGAAGAGCCGCCCCGTGTCATCGGTGGACGCATCATCGATCAGGACGGCGGTCCAGTGCGCGTGCGTCTGCGCGCGGAGCGAATCGAGAGCCTCCTCCGCGTACTCGACGACGTCGAAGCCGGGGACGATGACCGTGATGGGGGTGGAGCTCACCCGCGTGATCGTACGGCTGTCACCGCTTCTGCGACGGCGTTCGCAACCGGATCGAGGGATGCCGTGAGCCCGTGCGGCAGGGTGAACCGCACAGCGGTGCGCGCTTCGTCGTGAGCGACACCCAGGGCGAGGAGGACATGCGATGCCTCGTCGCTGCCCGCCGCGCACGCGGACCCGCTGGAGGAGACGATGCCCCGACGTTCGAGCTCGAGCAGCACCGTCTCGCCGTTGGCCCCGGGGAAGACGAAGCTCGCCGTGCCCGGGAGACGCCGGGAGGGGTGCCCCGTGAGCTGCGCACCGGGGACGAGGGCGAGCACTCGCGCGATGAAAGCGTCACGCAGCGCCGACACCCGGTCCGCTTCGTCCGTGCGCTCCGCCTCGGCGAGCTCGAGGGCGCGGGCGATGGCGACCGCACCGGCGACGTCGGGCGTGCCCGAGCGGCGGCCCCGTTCCTGACCGCCGCCATGGAGGAGGGGCTCGAAGGGCAGCCGACCGCGCAGTGCCAGGATGCCGGTGCCTTTCGGGGCACCGATCTTGTGTCCTGCGACGGTGATGGCATCCGCTCCCCGTCCCCCGAGTGGCAGCCAGCCGGCCGCTTGCACGGCGTCGAGGTGCAGCGGGACACCGTGCTCGTGCGCGGTGGCGGCGAGGGCGGCGGCATCCTGAATCGTGCCGATCTCGTTGTTCGCGTATCCGACGCTGATCAGCGCGGTGTCGTCGCGGAGGGCGTCGGCCAAGGTGGCCGGGCTCAGCGTGCCGGTCTCGTCGACGGGTGCCAGAGTGACCTCGACCGCGTGGAATCGCGCGAGATAGTCCATCGACGCAAGCACGGACTCGTGCTCGATCGCCGTGGTGACGACGTGCTTCTTGCCCGAGGCCAGGACGAGGCCTTTGATCGCGGCGTTGTTCGACTCCGTGCCACCGGAGGTGAACATCACGTCGCCCGCGCGCACCCCGAGGACGGCGGCTACTCGCGCTCGCGCGTCGTCGAGAGCGGATGCCGCAGCCTCGCCTACTTCGTGATGGCTCGACGGGTTTCCGAAGTAGCGGGTGAGGTACGGCGCCATCGCCTCGAGCACCTCCGCCCGCACGGGCGTGGTGGCGGCGTTGTCGAGGTAGAGGGTCACGCCGTCTCGATGCGGATGTCCAGCCCCAGGTCCAGCGAGGACGCCGAGTGGGTGAGAGCGCCGACGGAGATGACGTCGACGCCGGTCTCGGCGATCGCCCGGACGGTCTCGAGGGTGACGCCACCCGAGGCTTCGACGGTCGCCGCCCCCGCGATCCGGGCGACCCCGACGCGCAGATCGTCGAGCGAGAAGTTGTCGAGCATGATCGTTCCGACACCCGCCGCGAGGACCGCGTCGATCTGGTCGAGGCGGTCGACCTCCACCTCGACGTGCGTCGTGTGGGGAAGCCGGGCGATCGCACTCTCCAGCGCCTGCGTCACGGACAGTCCGCTCTTCGTCAGCACGGCGAGATGGTTGTCCTTTGCCATCACCGCATCGGAGAGGGAGAAGCGGTGGTTGTGCCCCCCGCCGTCGCGCACGGCCTGCCGCTCGATGGCGCGCAGACCCGGCGTGGTCTTGCGGGTGTCGACGATGCGCGCACCGGTGTGGGCGACCTCGGCGACGTAGCGGTTGGTCAGCGTGGCGATCCCGGACATCCGCTGCACGAAGTTCAGTCCGATGCGCTCAGCGGTCAGGACGGCCCGCGCGGCGCCGGTCACCACGGCCAGTGTGTCGCCCGGGGCGAACCGCTCGCCGTCGCGGACGAGCTGCTCGACCACGATCGACGGATCCGTCAGCGTGAACGCCGCGGCGAACACCGCGGCGCCGCTGAAGACGCCGTCGACGCGGGCGACGAGCTCGGCGTGGGCGGTGGCCTCCGCGGGGATGAGGGTCTCGCTGGTCAGGTCGCCCCACGGGGCGTCCTCTTCGAGGGCGGCGGTGACGACGCGATCGATCGTGGCGCGGGTCAGCATGCCAGGACCTCCTGGGGAGCGGGGACGGATGTCGGCGTGTCAGCGGCGACCACGTCGAATCGGGGCGCGGGGGCCGCGGCATCCGGAGCGTCCGAACGATAGTGCGCACCGATGGAGCCGGTGCGAGCGTGCGCTGCCGCGACGACGTGGCTCGCGACGAGAAGCAGGTTCGCGTCTTCGATCGATCGCGGCGACCGGTCGTCACTCCACGCGGCCAGGACGCCGGCGGCACGTGCCAGTCCGACTCCGTCGCGGACGAGTCCGGCCTCGTTCCACATCAACTGCTGCAGTGCCGCGCGCGAGAAGGGCGGAGCATCGGTCGCTTCCGCGCGGACGGCGCGGGAAACGGACATCGCCGCGGGCCACGCGGCGCCTCGGGCGACGGCGTCTCCGGCACGGGCGCCGAACACGGCTCCTTCGAGCAGGGAATTGGATGCCAGTCGGTTGGCGCCGTGCACTCCCGTACGCGCCGTCTCACCCACCGCGTACAGACCCGGCACCGTGGTTCGCCCGTCGATGTCGGTGACGACTCCGCCCATCAGGTAGTGCGCCGCGGGCGTCACGGGGATCGGTTCACGAGCCCAGTCCAGACCCCGCTCCCGGACCGCGGCGTCGATGGTGGGGAAGCGTTGAGCCAGACGCTCGGCCCCCAATGCGGTGGCATCGAGGCGCACCGGACGACCACCCTGTGCGGCCATCGCGCGAGCGTTCGCGCGGGCGACGACGTCGCGGGGCGCGAGCTCTCCATCGGGGTGCGCATCGAAGGCGAACCGGCGACCGGCGTCATCGACGAGGGTTGCACCCTCGCCCCGCACCGCCTCGGACACGAGGAACGGGGCACCCACCGCGAGCGCCGTGGGGTGGAACTGCACGAACTCGAGGTCGGAGACCGCCGCCCCGGCGCGGATCGCCGCGGCGATGCCGTCGCCGGTCGCGCCAGCGGGATTGGTCGTGTGGGCGTAGAGCTGACCGGCCCCGCCGGTGGCGAGGATCACCGCGTCCGCCGAGAGGCGCTCGCCCCCCGCGAGCTCCACGCCCACGACGCGCCCCTCCCGCAGAACGAGATCGCGCAGCAGGGCGTGTTCGCGGATGAGCAGCCCCGCGGTGCGAGCGGCGGCGCCGAGCGCCGCCTGGATCTCCGAGCCGGTCGCATCGCCTCCCGCGTGCAGGACGCGTGGGACGGCGTGGGCGGCCTCGAGCCCGCGGGCGAAGTCACCGTCCGCGGCGCGGTCGAAGCCGACACCCCGCTCCACGAGCTCGGCCACGCGAATCGGTCCCTCGCCGACGAGGATCTCGACGGCGGCGGGGTCGTTGAGTCCCGCGCCGGCCGTGAGGGTGTCGGCCGCGTGGGAAGCGACGGTGTCGGCGGGGTGCGTGACCGCGGCGACACCGCCCTGCGCCCACCGCGTGTTCGTGTCGGCCAGCGCGCCCTTGGTCACGATCGTGACGCGGCATCCGTTCTCGGCCGCGTGCAGCGCCGCCGTGAGACCGGCGATGCCGCTGCCCACCACGACGACGTCGGTCATTTCACGGCACCGCTCGGCTTGGCCGCGAGCATCCGCTCGAGGGCGACGGTGGCGGGATCGGCGACGTCGGCGGGGACGGTGATGCGGTTGACGACCTCGCCCGCGACGAGCGATTCGAGCACCCACGCGAGGTAGCCGGGGTGAATGCGGTACATCGTGGAGCACGGGCAGACGACGGGGTCGAGGCAGAAGATCTCGTGCTGCGGATACTGCGCGGCGAGACGCTGCACGAGGTTGATCTCGGTGCCGATCGCGAACGTGGTGGGCTCGGTCGCGGCGGCGATGGCTTTGCGGATGATGTCGGTGGAACCCGCTTCGTCCGCGGCATCCACGACGTCCATGGGGCACTCCGGGTGCACGATCACCCGCACGCCGGGGTGCTCTGCGCGGGCCCTGTCGATCTGGTCGACGGTGAAGCGGCGATGCACCGAGCAGAAGCCGTGCCAGAGGATGACGCGGCTGTCGGCGATCTGGGCGTCGGTCGAACCGCCGAGTGGCTTGCGGGGATTCCACATCGGCATCTGCTCGAGCGGCACGCCCATCGCCTTGGCGGTGTTGCGGCCGAGGTGCTGGTCGGGGAAGAAGAGCACCCGGCGGCCGCGTGCGAACGCCCACTCGAGCACCGTGCGGGCATTCGACGACGTGCAGACGATCCCCCCGTGACGGCCGACGAATCCTTTGATGGCGGCGCTGGAGTTCATGTACGTGACGGGGATGACGGGCAGGAGGCCCTCGGCATCCGGGGTCTCGAGGTCGCCGAGCACGTCTTCGAGCTGCTCCCAGCACTCCTCGACCTGGTCGATGTCGGCCATGTCTGCCATCGAGCAGCCGGCGGCGAGGTTGGGGAGGATGACGGCCTGCTCCGGGCGGGAGAGGAGGTCGGCGGTCTCGGCCATGAAGTGCACTCCGCAGAACACGATGGCCTCGGCCTCGGGCCGGTCTTTCGCGGCGTTCGCGAGCTGGAAGGAGTCGCCCACGTAGTCGGCGTGGCGCACGACCTCTTCGCGCTGGTAGAAGTGGCCGAGCACGACCACGCGGTCGCCGAGCGTGGCCTTCGCGGCGCGGATGCGCTCGTCGAGCTCGTCGTCGGAGGCGTCACGATACTGCTGGGGCAGCTCGCCCTGTCTCGGAGCTCCGGTGGGGATGACGTCGCCCATCGAGGATCCCGGGCCGTAGCCGGGACGAGTGTCGAAGTCCCAGGGGCCGACGGCGAGGTCGGTCGTGCAGGTGGCGTCGGTGGAGGCGCCGGCGACGATCGCCTGGATCGCGTGGTCGACGCTCGGGTCGATCGCGGGGCGGGGCTGCAGGGTGATGAGGGTGGCGGCCATGAGCGTTCCGATCAGTGACGGGACGGGAGCGGGCCGCGGTCGGCGAGCTCCACATCGCGGTTGTAGCGGTACAGACGTGCGGGTCGGTGGCTTCCGGTGCGGAAGCGTTCGGTCGGGATCAGCGTGTTCGAGGTGTCGACCTGCCGACGGAAGTTCGCGGGGTCCAGGCGCTTGCCGAGGATCGTCTCGTTCACCTCGCGCAGGTCGGCGAGCGTGAACTCGTCGGGGAGGAGACCGTGCGCGATCCGGCTGTAGCCGACCTTGTTGCGCAGGCGCCAGAGCGTGTACTCCACGATGTCGGTGTGGTCGAACGCGAGCGGCGGGAGGTCGGTCGCGTCGAACCATTCGACGTTCTCGGGGGCGTCACCCTCGCGCGCGTGGGCGGCGACCTGGGCGTCGACTTCG includes these proteins:
- a CDS encoding glycosyltransferase family 2 protein — translated: MSSTPITVIVPGFDVVEYAEEALDSLRAQTHAHWTAVLIDDASTDDTGRLFADAAAADPRFRVVRHAEQRGLGAARNTGLSLVDTPYTAFLDADDRMRPDALTVLADTLDRTGSDVVVGAYVRLRPDAEGLGYTAGEVQPWVTAATAPARERTSLAAHPAASGNIVAWSKVSRTAFWKAHDLRFPEGRYYEDQVLAQRMYTLAATFDVVPDVIVEWRQRRDGGSITQRLGELVVLRDYLEALGEGIAVLRAAGAEAAVAERGALIRTLDLPPLLRLAETHADPAYRIALEAFLETLPG
- a CDS encoding cysteine desulfurase family protein — its product is MTLYLDNAATTPVRAEVLEAMAPYLTRYFGNPSSHHEVGEAAASALDDARARVAAVLGVRAGDVMFTSGGTESNNAAIKGLVLASGKKHVVTTAIEHESVLASMDYLARFHAVEVTLAPVDETGTLSPATLADALRDDTALISVGYANNEIGTIQDAAALAATAHEHGVPLHLDAVQAAGWLPLGGRGADAITVAGHKIGAPKGTGILALRGRLPFEPLLHGGGQERGRRSGTPDVAGAVAIARALELAEAERTDEADRVSALRDAFIARVLALVPGAQLTGHPSRRLPGTASFVFPGANGETVLLELERRGIVSSSGSACAAGSDEASHVLLALGVAHDEARTAVRFTLPHGLTASLDPVANAVAEAVTAVRSRG
- the nadC gene encoding carboxylating nicotinate-nucleotide diphosphorylase — translated: MLTRATIDRVVTAALEEDAPWGDLTSETLIPAEATAHAELVARVDGVFSGAAVFAAAFTLTDPSIVVEQLVRDGERFAPGDTLAVVTGAARAVLTAERIGLNFVQRMSGIATLTNRYVAEVAHTGARIVDTRKTTPGLRAIERQAVRDGGGHNHRFSLSDAVMAKDNHLAVLTKSGLSVTQALESAIARLPHTTHVEVEVDRLDQIDAVLAAGVGTIMLDNFSLDDLRVGVARIAGAATVEASGGVTLETVRAIAETGVDVISVGALTHSASSLDLGLDIRIETA
- the nadB gene encoding L-aspartate oxidase, which translates into the protein MTDVVVVGSGIAGLTAALHAAENGCRVTIVTKGALADTNTRWAQGGVAAVTHPADTVASHAADTLTAGAGLNDPAAVEILVGEGPIRVAELVERGVGFDRAADGDFARGLEAAHAVPRVLHAGGDATGSEIQAALGAAARTAGLLIREHALLRDLVLREGRVVGVELAGGERLSADAVILATGGAGQLYAHTTNPAGATGDGIAAAIRAGAAVSDLEFVQFHPTALAVGAPFLVSEAVRGEGATLVDDAGRRFAFDAHPDGELAPRDVVARANARAMAAQGGRPVRLDATALGAERLAQRFPTIDAAVRERGLDWAREPIPVTPAAHYLMGGVVTDIDGRTTVPGLYAVGETARTGVHGANRLASNSLLEGAVFGARAGDAVARGAAWPAAMSVSRAVRAEATDAPPFSRAALQQLMWNEAGLVRDGVGLARAAGVLAAWSDDRSPRSIEDANLLLVASHVVAAAHARTGSIGAHYRSDAPDAAAPAPRFDVVAADTPTSVPAPQEVLAC
- the nadA gene encoding quinolinate synthase NadA; this translates as MAATLITLQPRPAIDPSVDHAIQAIVAGASTDATCTTDLAVGPWDFDTRPGYGPGSSMGDVIPTGAPRQGELPQQYRDASDDELDERIRAAKATLGDRVVVLGHFYQREEVVRHADYVGDSFQLANAAKDRPEAEAIVFCGVHFMAETADLLSRPEQAVILPNLAAGCSMADMADIDQVEECWEQLEDVLGDLETPDAEGLLPVIPVTYMNSSAAIKGFVGRHGGIVCTSSNARTVLEWAFARGRRVLFFPDQHLGRNTAKAMGVPLEQMPMWNPRKPLGGSTDAQIADSRVILWHGFCSVHRRFTVDQIDRARAEHPGVRVIVHPECPMDVVDAADEAGSTDIIRKAIAAATEPTTFAIGTEINLVQRLAAQYPQHEIFCLDPVVCPCSTMYRIHPGYLAWVLESLVAGEVVNRITVPADVADPATVALERMLAAKPSGAVK
- a CDS encoding NUDIX domain-containing protein; this encodes MVTMTRTPQPESRDADVRVAVSTVIFSVRRDVQDEPVLSLPLVRRTRDPFDGRWALPGGWLDPSEGLDAAASRTLAETTGLTPSYLEQLYAFGAVDRSPTRVVSIVYWALLRSDEVDAQVAAHAREGDAPENVEWFDATDLPPLAFDHTDIVEYTLWRLRNKVGYSRIAHGLLPDEFTLADLREVNETILGKRLDPANFRRQVDTSNTLIPTERFRTGSHRPARLYRYNRDVELADRGPLPSRH